In the Arachis ipaensis cultivar K30076 chromosome B10, Araip1.1, whole genome shotgun sequence genome, one interval contains:
- the LOC107620736 gene encoding protein FAR1-RELATED SEQUENCE 5-like has product MSSIDDRCPVIHLYPYLWSFVRILAMPRLDVTEVGSEEMDICYEVGSEEMDPGHQVPDHDGLRKDEIPCVGMRFDQLQMAHKFYVTYAKKVGFATKIRTTTCDKITNQPINQAIHCNRDGYRVSRVKASTRKNMISVAGCKARIYVKFDKETQDWVFFKVELSHSHPCSARKAVHYHEYRQLTMHAKCLIEDNDEAGIRPSKTFLALANESGGPSNLGYSEKNLRNYITARLRTSNVDVDVREMMNYFMRMQDINPNLFYAVNLDDHCKFRSAVWVDARYRASFEYYGDVVSLDSTYSTNKYGLPFASFVGVNHHGKSTILGCVLLGNEEIPSYEWVFRQWVKCMRTAPQWIITDQCKSIFCTFLMIDACGSQYTSRVNFGLP; this is encoded by the exons ATGAGTAGTATAGATGATAGATGTCCAGTTATACATTTGTATCCTTATCTATGGAGTTTTGTGAGGATTTTG GCCATGCCAAGATTGGATGTTACTGAGGTTGGAAGTGAAGAAATGGATATTTGTTACGAG GTTGGAAGTGAAGAGATGGATCCTGGTCACCAG GTACCGGATCACGATGGCCTTCGGAAAGATGAAATACCTTGTGTTGGAATGCGGTTTGATCAATTGCAAATGGCTCACAAATTCTATGTGACATACGCAAAGAAAGTCGGGTTTGCCACTAAGATACGGACAACAACCTGTGATAAGATCACAAATCAACCCATTAACCAAGCTATTCACTGTAATAGGGATGGGTACCGTGTGTCTCGTGTCAAAGCGTCAACGCGGAAGAACATGATCTCAGTCGCTGGGTGCAAGGCAAGGATATACGTGAAGTTTGACAAGGAGACGCAAGACTGGGTTTTCTTCAAGGTGGAGCTGAGTCACTCGCACCCATGTTCAGCGAGGAAGGCGGTGCACTACCATGAGTATAGGCAGCTGACCATGCATGCGAAGTGCCTGATCGAAGATAATGATGAGGCTGGGATTCGACCAAGCAAGACTTTCCTAGCTTTGGCAAATGAGTCTGGGGGCCCATCTAACCTGGGATACTCAGAAAAGAATTTACGAAACTATATTACAGCTAGGCTCCGAACCAGCAACGTCGACGTCGATGTCAGAGAGATGATGAACTATTTCATGAGAATGCAGGACATCAATCCAAACTTATTCTACGCGGTGAATTTGGACGATCACTGTAAATTTCGGAGTGCAGTATGGGTGGATGCAAGGTATAGGGCGTCGTTCGAATATTATGGAGATGTTGTGTCACTTGATAGCACATACAGCACAAACAA GTATGGATTACCGTTTGCGTCGTTCGTCGGTGTCAACCACCATGGTAAGTCGACCATCCTTGGTTGTGTTCTCCTTGGAAATGAGGAAATCCCAAGTTATGAGTGGGTTTTCCGCCAATGGGTCAAGTGCATGAGAACTGCTCCACAGTGGATCATCACCGATCAGTGCAAATCCATTTTTTGT ACCTTTTTGATGATCGACGCATGTGGGTCCCAATATACTTCAAGGGTGAATTTTGGGCTTCCATGA